The Halobacterium hubeiense genome contains the following window.
TACCTCCACCCGACGCGCTCCGAATTGGGCGAAATCGACGAGGCCGCCCTCGAGGAGAGCAAGGTCGAACGGGAGTTCGAATACCTCGCGTACGACACGACGTGTCTCGTCGAGGAGGACGACGAGCCGCCCCACCGCCTCGACGAGGAAGCCCTCGCGACGGCGCTGGAAATCACGCAGCTGCTGGACATGGACCCGGTCGACCGCGCGCACGTGATGCGGAAGGTCGTCATCGACGGGTCGAACACGTCGGGGTTCCAGCGCTCGACGCTGATGGCTCACGACGGCGAAATCGAGACCAGCGAGGGGAGCGTCGGCATCGAGGATCTGATGCTCGAAGAGGAGTCCGCCCAGCGCGTCGAGGAACGGGAGGGCGGCGTGCAGTTCTCGCTGGACCGGCTGGGCATCCCGCTCGTGGAAATCGGCACGAAGCCGGACATCTCGACGCCCGAGCAGGCGCGGGAGGCCGCCGAGCGCATCGGAATGTTGCTGCGCTCGACGGGGAAAGTCAAGCGCGGGCTCGGGACGATTCGCCAAGACGTGAACGTCTCCATCGAGGAGGGCGCGCGCGTGGAGATGAAGGGCGTCCAGAGCCTCGACGACATCGACGACCTCGTGCGCGAGGAGGTCCGGCGGCAGGTCGAACTCGTGGACATCGCCGACGAACTCCAGTCTCGGGACGCCAGCGTCGGCGACACGCAGGACGTCACGGACGTCTTCGCCGATACCGACTCGGGCGTGATTCGCGGCGCACTAGACGCCGACGGCGTCGTCCACGCGGTGCCGCTGTACGGCTTCGACGGGCTAGTCGGCCGCGAACTGCAGGACGACCGCCGGCTCGGCACGGAGTTCTCCGACCACGCGAAGCGCCACGGCGCGGGCGGCATCTTCCACACGGACGAACTGCCGGCGTACGGCGTCACCGAGGCGGAGGTCGAGGCGCTCCGCGAGGCAGTCGGCGCGGGCGAGGACGACGCGGTCGCCATCGTCGCGGACGAGCCCGACGTGGCGACGGGCGCCATCGACGCGGTCGCGGAGCGAGCGCGCACCGCAATCGAGGGCGTCCCGGAGGAGACCCGGGGCGCGAACGACGACGGTACCTCGGAGTACCTGCGCCCGCTGCCGGGCGCGGCGCGGATGTACCCCGAGACAGACGTGCCGCCCGTCGACCCCGACCCTTCGGAGGTTGAGACCCCCGAACTCCTGACGGAGAAAGTCCAGCGGTATCAGGATGACTACGGCCTCGACGCGGGGCTCGCCGAGCAGGTGGCGTACGGCCGCCGGTGGCCGCTGTTCGAGGAGCGCGTCGAGGCGGGCGTGGACGCGACGCTCGCCGCGCAGACGCTCGAATCAACCGTGACGGAGCTGCGCCGCGACGACGTGCCCGTCGAGAACCTCGGCGACGACCACTTCCGCGGCGTGCTCGACCTCGTGGCGGAGGGCGAACTCGCACAGGAGGGCGTGCCGGAACTGCTGGCGGCGCTGGCCGAACAGCCCGACCGGGAAGCCGCCGAGCTTGCCGAGGAACTGGGGCTCGGCTCCGCGGGCGAGGACGAGGTCCGCGAGGCGGTCGTGGAGGTCGTCGAGCGCAACAGCGAGCAGGTCGAGGAAGAGGGGATGGGCGCGTTCTCCGGGCTGATGGGCGAGTGCATGGGCGCGCTCCGCGGGAAGGCGGACGGCGACCTCGTCAGTGAGGTGCTGCGCGAGGAGATTCAGCAGCGCGCGTAACTACTCGTCGGCCAGTTCTTCGAGCAGCGTCTCCAGTTCGTAGCTCTGGAGCGGGCGGGCGGTGTCTTTCTGCCGGGCGATGACGAACGTGGAGTTCGTGCGGTCGACCTCCGGAATCGCCTCGAAGTCGGAGATGAGCCGCTCGACGTCGTCGGAGTGCGGGAGCCGCGCCAGCACCATGAAGTCGGTCTCGCCCATCGTGAAGAACGTCTGCGTGACGCCCTCGACGCCGCTGATCTTCTCGCCGACGTCCTCGTAGCTGCCCTCGTAGGAGGTGAGGACTTCGAGGACGACGGTGACGCCCAGTCCGAGTTCGTCGAGGTCGAGGTCGTAGAGGTCGTTCTCGACGACGCCCTCCTCGCGGAGGTTGTTCAGCCGGTAGTGAATCGTGGAAACGGGGATGTCGGTGGCCTCGTGGAGTTCCTCGGGGCTGCTGGTGCCGAGGTCGGAGATGGCTTTCAGGAGCCGTACGTCGCGTTCGTCCATGCCTGTCGGCATCGACAGGCGCGAGGATAAGGCTGTGGGAGTCGGCTACAACCACTCCGGGCGTCGGTTGGCACAGACGACAATGAACGACCGTTATATTGGGTTGTGAGCCACCGACCCAGTCTTCTTTGAAGAAAACTCTAATATATCCGTAGCTGTTTGTAGAAATATGAGCTACCAACGCCCCGGGTTGGGCGTCTCCCCCGCCGCGCTGATGTTCCTCGCGCTCGGCGCCATCTGGGGGACGTCGTTCCCGGCCATCGAAATCGGGCTGCACGTCGTGCCGGCCCTCTCGTTCGCAGCCATCAGGTACAGCCTCGCCGGCCTCATCATCCTCGGCTACGCCGCCTACGCCACCGACCGCTGGCGGCCCCGCGGCACCGAGGAGTGGCTCGCGGTCAGCGTCGCCGGCCTCCTCGTCATCGCCGTCTACCACGGCCTCCTCTACCTCGGGGAGCTCCGCGTCTCCGGCGCCGTCGCCGCCATCGTCGTCAGCCTCTCGCCCGTACTCACCGCCGGCCTCGCCGCTGTCCTCCTCGACGCAGACGTGGACCTCGTGGAGGGACTGGGCCTGCTCGCCGGCTTCGCGGGCGTCGTCATCGTCGCCTCCCCGGGCGGCGGGGGCACCGACTTGCTCGGCGTCGCGCTCGTGTTCGGCGGCGCCGTCGCGTTCGCGCTCGGCGCCGTGCTCGCGCGCCCGCTCTCCACGGACCTCCCCGTCGAGACGATGGAAGCGTGGGCGATGCTGCTCGGCTCGGGCGTCCTCTGGGTCGGCGCGGGCGCCCGCGGCGAATCCCTCGCCGGCGTCGAGTGGACGCTCCCCGCGCTCGCCAGCCTCGCGTACCTCACGCTGGTCGCGGGCTGCGTCGGCTTCCTGCTGTACTTCGAGCTACTCGACCGCATCGGCGCCACGGAACTGCACCTCGTCGGCTACCTCGAACCCGTCGTCGCCGCGCTGATGGCGTGGGCGCTGCTCGGGCAGGTCGTCGATTCGCAGGCGCTGGCGGGCTTCGCGGCCATCTTCCTCGGTTTCGCGCTGCTCGAACGCGACGTCATCTTCGAGGCCGTCGTCACCACCGCCGACGCCGTCCGCTCCCACTAGCCGGCCGCGTCCCCAACAGCTAACGCGGTCCATTTCGAACTCCCCCGACGTGACCGTCTACTTCGAAGACCTCGACGAGGGCGACGTCCTGGAGTTCGGCTCCTACGACGTCACCGAGGCCGAAATCGTGGAGTTCGCCGAGCGCTACGACCCCCAGTGGTTCCACACGCAGCCCGAGCGCGCCCGCGAGGAGTCGCACTTCGGCGACCTCGCGGCCTCCGGCTGGCACACCGCGTCGATGGCGATGCGGCTCGTCGTCGACGGCCACTTCAGCGAGGCCGCCGCGCTCGGCGCGCTCGGCATCGAAAAGCTCCGCTGGCCGAACCCGACCGTGCCCGGCGACTCGCTGTCCGTCCGCGTGGAGGTGCTGGAGACGCGGCGCTCGGAGAGCGACCCCAGCCGCGGCCTCGTCACGCTGAACCACACCGTCACCAACCAGGACGGCGAGGTCAAACTGGAGATGCGACCGACCGTGATGTACGAGTGCCGGAACAGCGA
Protein-coding sequences here:
- the gatE gene encoding Glu-tRNA(Gln) amidotransferase subunit GatE; translated protein: MTEFDYDELGLVAGLEIHQQLDTATKLFCECPTELREPEEAERTFTRYLHPTRSELGEIDEAALEESKVEREFEYLAYDTTCLVEEDDEPPHRLDEEALATALEITQLLDMDPVDRAHVMRKVVIDGSNTSGFQRSTLMAHDGEIETSEGSVGIEDLMLEEESAQRVEEREGGVQFSLDRLGIPLVEIGTKPDISTPEQAREAAERIGMLLRSTGKVKRGLGTIRQDVNVSIEEGARVEMKGVQSLDDIDDLVREEVRRQVELVDIADELQSRDASVGDTQDVTDVFADTDSGVIRGALDADGVVHAVPLYGFDGLVGRELQDDRRLGTEFSDHAKRHGAGGIFHTDELPAYGVTEAEVEALREAVGAGEDDAVAIVADEPDVATGAIDAVAERARTAIEGVPEETRGANDDGTSEYLRPLPGAARMYPETDVPPVDPDPSEVETPELLTEKVQRYQDDYGLDAGLAEQVAYGRRWPLFEERVEAGVDATLAAQTLESTVTELRRDDVPVENLGDDHFRGVLDLVAEGELAQEGVPELLAALAEQPDREAAELAEELGLGSAGEDEVREAVVEVVERNSEQVEEEGMGAFSGLMGECMGALRGKADGDLVSEVLREEIQQRA
- a CDS encoding Lrp/AsnC family transcriptional regulator — protein: MDERDVRLLKAISDLGTSSPEELHEATDIPVSTIHYRLNNLREEGVVENDLYDLDLDELGLGVTVVLEVLTSYEGSYEDVGEKISGVEGVTQTFFTMGETDFMVLARLPHSDDVERLISDFEAIPEVDRTNSTFVIARQKDTARPLQSYELETLLEELADE
- a CDS encoding DMT family transporter, whose amino-acid sequence is MSYQRPGLGVSPAALMFLALGAIWGTSFPAIEIGLHVVPALSFAAIRYSLAGLIILGYAAYATDRWRPRGTEEWLAVSVAGLLVIAVYHGLLYLGELRVSGAVAAIVVSLSPVLTAGLAAVLLDADVDLVEGLGLLAGFAGVVIVASPGGGGTDLLGVALVFGGAVAFALGAVLARPLSTDLPVETMEAWAMLLGSGVLWVGAGARGESLAGVEWTLPALASLAYLTLVAGCVGFLLYFELLDRIGATELHLVGYLEPVVAALMAWALLGQVVDSQALAGFAAIFLGFALLERDVIFEAVVTTADAVRSH
- a CDS encoding MaoC family dehydratase, which codes for MTVYFEDLDEGDVLEFGSYDVTEAEIVEFAERYDPQWFHTQPERAREESHFGDLAASGWHTASMAMRLVVDGHFSEAAALGALGIEKLRWPNPTVPGDSLSVRVEVLETRRSESDPSRGLVTLNHTVTNQDGEVKLEMRPTVMYECRNSE